One genomic window of Thermorudis peleae includes the following:
- a CDS encoding DUF2203 domain-containing protein encodes MTADETREPRRYFTVEEARALVPRLRGLLIALQTEKRQLDAAAQEALQLQWKAHGNGHLPELVHRDIELYQLIQSIRQKIRAIHELGVEIKDLDLGLVDFPSLREGRTVYLCWKVDEPTVQYWHELDAGFQGRQPLDEP; translated from the coding sequence ATGACGGCAGACGAGACGCGCGAGCCACGCCGCTACTTCACCGTGGAGGAGGCACGAGCCTTAGTGCCCCGGCTCCGTGGACTGCTGATTGCGCTGCAGACGGAGAAGCGGCAACTGGATGCGGCAGCGCAGGAGGCGTTGCAGCTGCAATGGAAAGCGCACGGCAACGGCCATCTCCCGGAGCTGGTGCATCGGGATATCGAACTGTACCAGCTGATCCAATCAATCCGGCAAAAAATCCGGGCGATCCACGAACTCGGCGTCGAGATCAAAGACCTCGACCTCGGACTCGTCGACTTCCCGAGTCTGCGCGAGGGGCGCACCGTCTACCTGTGCTGGAAAGTCGACGAGCCGACGGTGCAGTATTGGCACGAGCTGGACGCGGGCTTCCAGGGCCGCCAGCCCCTCGACGAGCCGTGA
- a CDS encoding BMP family protein has translation MKARTWVILLTLFAVLVSACGGGAATPTPTSGQRPAATATSAASGAAAASPTAASAGTTPTAKGGTARLAMIMPGTIEDADYNFVGYQALQDLHRTLGIDVAYQERVAPADAERVARGFINDGYTIIAFHGGQFVTTVQSLAPQFPNVTFIMESAGPAQNLPPNVWNIGRRFFEGFYALGALGALATKSNKIGIVLGVQLPDFIAAINAIKQAVQENNPKATVVYTFVGDQNDPVKARQAAEAQVNDGVDFIIMVVNLGAQGVIEAVKGKPVLITTYYTDKYNQAPQNMAASLLTDFSTPYANVVKNILAGKRSGYEEMRPGNGMSLSPIHNVSPDVAAKVQDIFQKVASKQIQVPEVLQLPK, from the coding sequence ATGAAGGCGCGCACCTGGGTGATACTCCTCACGCTCTTCGCCGTTCTGGTTTCTGCGTGTGGCGGTGGCGCGGCCACCCCAACGCCAACCAGTGGCCAGCGGCCTGCCGCGACTGCCACGTCAGCGGCGAGTGGGGCAGCGGCTGCCTCGCCGACGGCCGCCAGTGCGGGCACCACGCCGACGGCCAAGGGCGGCACCGCCCGGCTCGCGATGATCATGCCCGGGACGATTGAAGACGCCGACTACAACTTCGTCGGCTATCAAGCGCTGCAAGACCTCCACCGCACGCTCGGCATCGATGTCGCGTACCAGGAGCGGGTTGCGCCGGCCGATGCTGAACGCGTTGCCCGCGGCTTCATCAACGACGGCTACACGATCATCGCCTTCCACGGCGGCCAGTTTGTGACGACGGTGCAGAGCCTGGCGCCCCAGTTCCCGAACGTCACGTTCATCATGGAATCGGCCGGGCCAGCCCAGAACCTGCCGCCCAACGTCTGGAACATCGGCCGCCGCTTCTTCGAGGGGTTTTACGCGCTCGGGGCGCTCGGGGCACTGGCCACCAAGTCGAACAAGATCGGCATCGTGCTCGGCGTCCAGCTACCGGACTTCATCGCCGCGATCAACGCCATCAAGCAAGCGGTACAGGAGAACAACCCGAAGGCGACGGTGGTCTACACGTTCGTCGGCGACCAGAACGACCCGGTGAAAGCGCGCCAGGCGGCAGAAGCTCAGGTCAACGACGGCGTCGATTTCATCATCATGGTCGTCAACCTCGGCGCGCAGGGCGTCATCGAGGCGGTCAAGGGCAAGCCGGTGCTCATCACCACGTACTACACCGACAAATACAACCAGGCGCCGCAGAACATGGCGGCGTCGCTGCTGACCGACTTCTCGACGCCCTATGCGAACGTGGTCAAGAACATCCTGGCTGGCAAGCGCAGCGGCTACGAGGAGATGCGTCCGGGCAACGGCATGTCGCTCTCGCCGATCCACAACGTCTCGCCGGACGTGGCCGCGAAAGTGCAGGACATCTTCCAGAAGGTGGCCAGCAAGCAGATTCAGGTGCCGGAAGTGCTACAGTTGCCCAAGTAG
- the gmd gene encoding GDP-mannose 4,6-dehydratase: MAQKTALITGITGQDGSYLAEFLLAQGYRVVGMQRRTSTETVGRIAHLLDKIELVQGDLLDQLSLIDILQRYQPDEVYNLAAQSFVPTSWQQPVLTGEFTALGVTRMLEAIRLVKPDAKFYQASSSEMFGKVREVPQRETTPFYPRSPYGVSKVYGHYITVNYRESYGLFAVSGILFNHESPRRGLEFVTRKVTHGVAKIKLGLANELRLGNLDAQRDWGYAPDYVRAMWLMLQQDQPDDFVIATGRTHSVRRLCEIAFGCVGLDWRDYVVVDPALFRPAEVDLLVGDASKARAMLGWEPTVSFEEMIELMVDADIRLLRGDSPPPGMIGARL; encoded by the coding sequence ATGGCACAGAAAACGGCGTTGATTACCGGCATCACCGGGCAGGACGGTTCGTACCTCGCAGAGTTCTTGCTGGCACAGGGCTACCGCGTCGTCGGGATGCAGCGGCGCACCAGCACGGAGACGGTCGGGCGCATCGCTCACCTCCTCGACAAGATTGAGCTGGTACAGGGCGACCTGCTCGATCAGTTGTCGCTTATCGACATTCTGCAGCGCTATCAGCCGGATGAGGTCTACAACCTTGCGGCACAGTCGTTCGTGCCGACGTCGTGGCAGCAGCCAGTGCTGACCGGCGAGTTCACGGCCCTCGGCGTCACGCGCATGCTCGAAGCCATCCGGCTGGTCAAGCCTGATGCCAAGTTCTACCAGGCGAGTTCGTCAGAAATGTTTGGCAAAGTGCGCGAGGTGCCGCAGCGGGAGACCACGCCCTTCTACCCCCGTTCCCCCTATGGCGTCAGCAAAGTCTACGGCCACTACATCACGGTGAACTACCGGGAGAGCTACGGCCTGTTCGCGGTCTCGGGCATCCTCTTCAACCACGAATCGCCCCGGCGCGGGCTCGAGTTCGTCACCCGCAAGGTGACGCACGGCGTCGCCAAAATCAAGCTGGGCCTGGCCAACGAGCTGCGCCTGGGCAACCTCGATGCCCAGCGCGACTGGGGCTACGCGCCCGACTACGTCCGCGCCATGTGGCTGATGCTCCAGCAAGACCAGCCTGACGACTTCGTCATCGCCACCGGGCGCACCCACTCAGTGCGGCGGCTGTGCGAAATTGCTTTTGGCTGCGTTGGCCTGGACTGGCGCGACTACGTCGTCGTCGACCCAGCGCTGTTCCGTCCGGCCGAAGTCGACCTTCTCGTCGGCGATGCCAGCAAGGCGCGGGCGATGCTCGGCTGGGAGCCGACTGTCAGTTTCGAGGAGATGATCGAGCTGATGGTGGATGCCGATATCCGCCTCCTGCGCGGCGATAGCCCCCCACCCGGCATGATTGGCGCCCGGCTCTAG
- the ade gene encoding adenine deaminase → MAGLGISDLTVEQWRRLLAVARGHAPADLLLRNARVVNVASGEIEQANVAIAFGRIVGVGDYDEGEREIDLAGDYLAPSFIDGHVHVESSLLWIDQFARAVVPHGTGAVVTDPHEIANVAGAAGVRALMEAAQGLPLGVFFTVPSCVPASPMESPGAELPPQEIATLLAEPAAVALGEMMNFPGVLGGDPDVYAKLRLPARRRDGHAPGLSGRDLNAYIASGMASDHESTRLEEAREKLRRGLRVMIREGSTEHNLLELLPLVTDATYPQCCFASDDRDCATLLHDGHLDAVLRKAISAGLEPVRAIRLATLNTAEHWGLDGFGMVAPGYWANLVAFDRLDEIRPRLVLYRGQVVAEDGRPTFQTHAPIPDALRNTVHIAPLSPDQLRLPAAAEMVAVGAIPGQIVTRKVPVQPTVRDGAVVADPSRDLLKLVVVERHHATGRVGVGLVTGFGLQRGALASSIAHDAHNIVAVGVDDRDIVAAVEAVAAMQGGLAAVADGQVLAQLALPVAGILSPEPLEVVAAQYEAVEQAARALGCTAPAPFGLLSFMALSVIPEARVTDRGLVLLA, encoded by the coding sequence ATGGCAGGCCTCGGGATCAGTGACCTGACGGTGGAGCAGTGGCGGCGGCTGCTCGCAGTTGCGCGCGGGCACGCCCCGGCCGACCTGCTGCTCCGCAATGCCCGCGTGGTCAACGTCGCGAGCGGCGAGATCGAACAGGCGAACGTCGCCATCGCCTTCGGCCGCATCGTCGGCGTCGGCGACTACGACGAAGGCGAACGCGAGATCGACCTGGCAGGCGACTACCTCGCGCCGTCGTTCATCGACGGCCATGTCCATGTCGAGAGCTCGCTGCTCTGGATCGACCAGTTTGCGCGCGCGGTCGTGCCCCACGGCACCGGCGCCGTCGTCACCGACCCGCACGAGATCGCTAACGTCGCAGGCGCAGCCGGCGTGCGGGCGCTGATGGAGGCGGCGCAGGGGCTGCCGCTGGGCGTCTTCTTCACCGTGCCCTCCTGCGTGCCCGCCAGCCCGATGGAAAGCCCCGGCGCGGAACTCCCGCCGCAGGAGATCGCCACGCTGCTCGCGGAGCCGGCCGCCGTTGCCCTCGGCGAGATGATGAACTTCCCCGGCGTGCTCGGCGGCGACCCCGACGTCTACGCCAAGTTGCGCTTGCCCGCACGCCGCCGCGACGGCCACGCCCCAGGCCTGAGCGGACGCGACCTCAACGCCTACATCGCCTCCGGCATGGCCTCTGACCACGAGTCCACCCGGCTCGAGGAGGCGCGCGAGAAGCTCCGCCGCGGGCTGCGCGTCATGATCCGGGAGGGCTCGACCGAGCACAACCTGCTCGAACTGCTGCCCCTCGTCACCGACGCCACCTACCCCCAGTGCTGCTTTGCCAGCGACGACCGCGACTGCGCGACGCTGCTGCACGACGGCCACCTCGACGCCGTGCTGCGCAAGGCAATCAGCGCGGGGCTCGAGCCTGTGCGGGCGATTCGCCTGGCCACGCTCAACACCGCCGAGCACTGGGGGCTGGACGGCTTTGGCATGGTCGCGCCGGGATACTGGGCCAACCTCGTCGCCTTCGACCGCCTCGACGAGATCCGCCCGCGGCTCGTGCTCTACCGCGGCCAGGTCGTCGCCGAAGATGGCCGGCCGACGTTCCAGACACACGCGCCGATCCCCGACGCATTACGGAACACCGTCCACATCGCCCCCCTCTCGCCCGACCAGCTGCGCCTGCCAGCCGCGGCCGAGATGGTGGCGGTGGGGGCAATCCCCGGGCAGATCGTGACCCGGAAAGTGCCGGTGCAGCCGACCGTGCGTGACGGCGCTGTCGTGGCCGACCCGTCCCGCGACCTGCTCAAGCTGGTCGTCGTCGAGCGGCATCACGCGACGGGGCGCGTCGGCGTGGGACTCGTGACCGGCTTTGGACTGCAACGTGGCGCGCTGGCCTCCTCGATTGCGCACGACGCCCACAACATCGTAGCCGTGGGCGTCGACGACCGGGACATCGTGGCGGCCGTCGAGGCGGTCGCGGCGATGCAGGGCGGGCTGGCGGCTGTGGCCGATGGGCAGGTGCTGGCCCAGCTCGCGCTGCCGGTGGCCGGGATCCTCTCGCCGGAGCCGCTTGAGGTGGTGGCGGCGCAGTACGAAGCCGTGGAGCAGGCGGCGCGCGCGCTTGGCTGCACGGCCCCAGCGCCATTTGGCCTCCTCTCCTTCATGGCGCTGTCGGTCATCCCCGAAGCGCGCGTGACCGACCGCGGACTCGTGCTCCTCGCCTAG
- a CDS encoding ABC transporter permease → MTVPEPSAQVTGASPEQPTEPPSAAVATPTGRGLAASSWVWVLAAYLGALLVVLVGLAVVTVLAGASPERALTTALRDSLLTTAGLAQTLNRMTPLLLAALAFSLAYHVGLFNIGMDGQLYAGAILTTGLGFLLGTALPAILLVPLLLLAGGLGGALFSAPAVLLRIRWGVNEIFTTVMLNFVALYLVEYLCTGPWNDPIAGEAITRPLPFRAALPLLLPSGGGHSGIVLAVLLAVALAWFLSRTVFGLEVRSVGGNPRAARFAGIALARIQITAFCVGGALAGLAGAIEVLGVYHRLLVGLSPNYGIIAILVAVLGRNHPLWLIPATFLFAVLVAASDSLQRTAGLPASAVLMIQGLAVLVVLVMEAVRARRARFVV, encoded by the coding sequence GTGACGGTGCCCGAGCCCTCAGCCCAGGTGACTGGCGCTTCTCCCGAACAGCCGACCGAGCCCCCGAGCGCGGCGGTGGCCACGCCGACCGGCCGTGGCCTGGCGGCATCGTCGTGGGTGTGGGTGCTCGCCGCCTACCTCGGCGCTCTGCTGGTCGTGCTCGTCGGCCTCGCCGTTGTCACCGTGCTTGCCGGCGCGAGCCCGGAGCGCGCGCTGACGACCGCGCTCCGTGACTCGTTGCTGACCACCGCGGGGCTCGCCCAGACGCTCAACCGCATGACGCCGTTGCTGCTCGCAGCACTGGCCTTTTCCCTGGCCTATCACGTCGGCCTGTTCAACATTGGCATGGATGGGCAACTCTACGCCGGGGCGATCCTCACGACCGGCCTCGGGTTTCTCCTCGGCACTGCCCTGCCCGCCATCCTGCTCGTCCCGCTCCTGCTGCTCGCTGGCGGCCTCGGCGGAGCGCTCTTCAGCGCGCCGGCGGTGCTCCTCCGCATCCGCTGGGGGGTCAACGAAATCTTCACCACGGTCATGCTCAACTTCGTCGCGCTCTACCTTGTTGAATATCTCTGCACCGGGCCGTGGAACGATCCCATAGCCGGTGAGGCGATCACGCGGCCATTGCCGTTCCGCGCGGCCCTGCCCTTGCTGTTGCCAAGCGGTGGCGGGCACAGCGGTATCGTGCTTGCCGTGCTGCTCGCGGTCGCGCTCGCGTGGTTCCTCTCTCGCACCGTCTTCGGCCTGGAGGTGCGGAGTGTCGGCGGGAATCCGCGGGCGGCGCGCTTTGCCGGCATCGCACTCGCGCGGATCCAGATCACGGCCTTCTGCGTCGGTGGCGCGTTGGCCGGGCTTGCTGGTGCGATCGAAGTGCTGGGCGTGTACCACCGCTTGCTGGTGGGCCTCTCACCGAACTACGGCATCATCGCGATCCTGGTCGCGGTGCTGGGGCGCAACCACCCGCTCTGGCTCATCCCGGCGACGTTCCTCTTCGCGGTGCTGGTTGCGGCCTCTGATTCGCTGCAGCGCACCGCTGGGTTGCCCGCCAGCGCCGTGCTGATGATTCAAGGCCTTGCCGTACTCGTGGTGCTGGTCATGGAAGCCGTGCGCGCGCGGCGGGCACGCTTCGTCGTCTGA
- a CDS encoding ATP-binding cassette domain-containing protein codes for MSTPIVEVRDIWKRFGAVTALAGASLAIYPGEILVILGENGAGKTSLVSVIAGLYHPDRGDILVDGRPVRFGSPRDALRYGIALVHQHPELMHNMTVRDNIVLARPRRRRWVPLLAPADDVERLADDLGIHVALTTRVADLPVALQQRVEIGAVLYRHARLIILDEPTTFLTPQETDTLFRMLEGLAQRGITIVLITHKLSEALRLAHRLAVMRNGQVISVVPRAEARDDVLIQQLMGGAAPEAVPAAPTASLPDGSRAEPVTVLRVDEVTTRQEGAPLPSPASSSRSRPGRSSVLQESLATARPS; via the coding sequence GTGAGCACGCCGATCGTCGAAGTGCGTGACATCTGGAAGCGGTTCGGCGCCGTCACGGCACTCGCTGGCGCGAGCCTCGCCATCTACCCCGGCGAGATCCTCGTCATCCTCGGGGAAAACGGGGCCGGCAAGACCTCGCTCGTCTCCGTCATCGCTGGCCTGTACCATCCCGACCGCGGCGACATCCTGGTCGATGGGCGCCCCGTCCGCTTCGGCTCACCCCGCGACGCCCTGCGCTACGGCATCGCGCTGGTGCACCAGCACCCCGAGCTGATGCACAACATGACCGTGCGCGACAACATCGTCCTCGCGCGGCCGCGCCGTCGCCGCTGGGTGCCGCTCCTTGCCCCCGCTGACGACGTCGAGCGCCTTGCCGATGACCTGGGCATCCACGTTGCGCTCACGACGCGCGTCGCTGACCTCCCCGTGGCGTTGCAGCAGCGGGTCGAGATCGGCGCGGTGCTCTACCGGCACGCACGGCTCATCATCCTGGACGAGCCGACGACGTTCTTGACGCCCCAAGAGACCGACACGCTCTTCCGCATGCTCGAGGGGCTTGCCCAGCGCGGCATCACCATCGTCCTGATCACGCACAAGCTCAGCGAAGCGCTGCGCCTGGCTCACCGGCTCGCGGTGATGCGCAACGGGCAGGTGATCAGCGTTGTGCCACGGGCTGAGGCGCGCGATGACGTCCTCATCCAGCAGTTGATGGGCGGGGCCGCGCCTGAGGCTGTCCCGGCCGCTCCGACCGCCAGCCTGCCCGACGGCTCGCGTGCCGAGCCCGTGACCGTGCTCCGGGTTGACGAGGTCACGACCCGGCAGGAGGGGGCGCCGTTGCCCTCTCCCGCCTCCAGTTCACGGTCGCGGCCGGGGAGATCGTCGGTGTTGCAGGAGTCGCTGGCAACGGCCAGACCGAGCTGA
- a CDS encoding Zn-dependent hydrolase, with the protein MRINSARLQASLETMAQIGRTAGGGVTRLALSDEDKAARDLLARWLAEAGLTVQVDDFGNMLARRPGSDPAAAPVRLGSHLDTVRQGGRFDGALGVLAALEVVRTLNDAGAVTRRPIEIVNWTNEEGARFEPAMLGSGAATGRFTKAFVYGRADREGRTFGDELVRIGYCGDPAQRPGPAHAYLELHIEQGPVLEEAGVPVGVVEGIIGITWCQVIVEGQSAHAGTMPLARRRDALQAAAHLVLAARELARQAGPDARATVGRFVVEPNVTNVIPGRVSFSVDFRHPEAALLDRLVEQLHARAEQVAAAEGVRISIERFWTSEPTPFDPAVKETIEAAVRELGMPFQRLWSGAGHDAKYMQDCCPSGMIFVRSQGGLSHCEQEASTPEDIAAGANVLLAATLRLAELVSR; encoded by the coding sequence GTGCGGATCAACAGCGCGCGGTTGCAGGCGAGTCTCGAGACGATGGCTCAGATCGGGCGGACAGCGGGCGGCGGCGTGACGCGGCTTGCGCTCAGTGATGAGGACAAGGCCGCCCGTGACCTGCTTGCCCGCTGGCTGGCAGAAGCCGGCCTCACGGTGCAGGTCGACGACTTCGGGAATATGCTGGCGCGCCGCCCGGGCAGCGATCCGGCAGCCGCGCCCGTGCGCCTCGGCTCGCACCTCGACACGGTTCGCCAGGGCGGCCGCTTCGACGGCGCGCTGGGCGTGCTGGCCGCGCTCGAAGTCGTGCGCACGCTCAACGACGCGGGCGCCGTCACGCGTCGTCCCATCGAGATCGTCAACTGGACGAACGAGGAAGGCGCACGGTTCGAGCCAGCGATGCTCGGCAGTGGCGCGGCCACCGGACGGTTCACCAAGGCGTTCGTCTACGGCCGCGCTGACCGCGAAGGGCGCACGTTTGGCGATGAACTCGTGCGGATCGGCTACTGCGGTGATCCGGCGCAGCGTCCCGGGCCAGCCCATGCCTATCTCGAGCTGCATATTGAACAAGGGCCGGTGCTCGAGGAGGCTGGCGTGCCCGTCGGCGTCGTCGAAGGGATTATCGGCATCACCTGGTGCCAGGTCATCGTCGAGGGGCAGAGCGCACACGCGGGGACGATGCCACTGGCTCGCCGGCGCGATGCCCTGCAGGCCGCCGCGCACCTCGTGCTTGCCGCACGGGAGCTGGCGCGGCAGGCCGGGCCGGACGCCCGGGCGACGGTGGGGCGCTTCGTCGTCGAGCCGAACGTCACCAATGTCATCCCCGGGCGCGTCAGCTTTAGCGTCGACTTCCGGCACCCGGAGGCCGCGCTGCTTGACCGGCTGGTGGAGCAGTTGCACGCGCGAGCCGAGCAGGTTGCGGCAGCCGAGGGCGTGCGCATCAGCATCGAGCGGTTCTGGACGAGCGAGCCGACGCCGTTTGACCCGGCGGTGAAAGAGACAATCGAAGCGGCGGTGCGGGAGCTTGGCATGCCGTTTCAGCGGCTATGGTCGGGCGCGGGGCACGACGCCAAGTACATGCAGGACTGCTGCCCGAGCGGCATGATCTTTGTCCGCAGTCAGGGTGGGCTGAGCCACTGCGAGCAGGAAGCCAGCACGCCCGAGGACATCGCCGCCGGCGCCAACGTCCTCCTCGCCGCCACCCTCCGCCTCGCCGAACTCGTCTCCCGCTAA
- a CDS encoding U32 family peptidase, translating to MERTRAFLERLGLPAGDLHQLPTSPKRFPDGAQYRVEIPSTEGPRALAAIIEEAQRYGITIHRVSQGSGVFLLTDDEIREMARLAAEQRMEVSLFARPNAAWDISAMARSANGGVIAHRLRGQEQLVHCLEDVRHAAELGIRSVLLADEGALWVAAEMRRAGELPPDFQFKISVMMGSANPAAIKLMEQLGANTYNVPTDLTLAQLAAIRAAVDIPLDIYVEAPDDIGGFVRLYDIAEIVRVAAPVYIKFGLRNAPNIYPSGRHLEDVAVQLSRERVRRAALGLELLHRYYPDAVGSAPGAPGLAIPVVS from the coding sequence ATGGAGCGGACACGGGCATTTCTTGAGCGGCTCGGCTTGCCAGCCGGCGACCTCCATCAGCTGCCGACGAGCCCCAAGCGGTTTCCAGACGGCGCGCAGTACCGCGTCGAGATCCCCAGCACCGAAGGCCCACGGGCGCTGGCCGCGATCATTGAAGAAGCCCAGCGGTATGGCATCACCATCCATCGGGTATCGCAGGGCAGCGGCGTCTTCCTGCTGACCGATGACGAGATTCGCGAGATGGCGCGGCTTGCGGCCGAGCAGCGCATGGAGGTGAGCCTCTTTGCCCGGCCGAACGCGGCCTGGGATATCAGCGCCATGGCCCGCTCCGCGAACGGCGGGGTGATCGCACACCGGTTGCGGGGGCAGGAGCAACTCGTCCACTGCCTGGAAGACGTCCGCCACGCGGCCGAGCTCGGCATCCGCAGCGTGCTCCTGGCTGACGAAGGGGCGCTGTGGGTGGCCGCCGAGATGCGTCGGGCTGGCGAGCTGCCGCCGGATTTCCAGTTCAAGATCAGCGTGATGATGGGATCGGCCAACCCGGCTGCGATCAAGCTGATGGAGCAACTCGGCGCCAACACCTACAACGTCCCGACGGACCTCACCCTGGCGCAGCTCGCCGCGATCCGGGCAGCGGTCGATATCCCGCTCGACATCTATGTCGAAGCGCCAGACGACATCGGCGGCTTTGTCCGGCTCTACGACATTGCCGAGATTGTCCGGGTTGCCGCGCCAGTCTACATCAAATTCGGCCTGCGCAATGCCCCGAATATCTACCCGTCAGGACGGCACCTGGAGGACGTTGCCGTGCAGCTCTCCCGCGAGCGGGTGCGGCGGGCTGCGCTCGGCCTGGAGCTCCTCCACCGCTACTACCCTGACGCCGTCGGCTCAGCGCCGGGTGCGCCGGGGCTGGCTATTCCTGTCGTCTCGTAA
- a CDS encoding ABC transporter permease, producing the protein MDWSLFVDPSLFRLTLVVAAPVLLASLGEVLIERSGVLNVAIEGMMLLGASAGFLAAYRAQSNGVGVLVAMATTALVGLVLAVCCVSLRASQLTVGLALFVFSVGLSSLLYRLVIGVRTLTPKVTTYGAWATHGPGLVSWLGRLPIPVYVALALVVLVHVVLFHTPFGLRLRACGENPLAAESHGIPVFAFRYGSVLVGSALIGAGGALLPLLLTGTYTDLMVGGRGWIALMLVIFGRWTPFGVLLGAVLFGYVEALQYSLTLRLPHVPPQFLLMIPYLFVIIVALRAYRGAQAPAALMKPYDREQRS; encoded by the coding sequence ATGGACTGGTCGCTCTTCGTCGATCCAAGCCTGTTCCGGCTCACCCTCGTGGTCGCTGCGCCGGTGTTGCTCGCGAGCCTCGGCGAGGTGCTCATTGAGCGCTCGGGTGTCTTAAACGTCGCCATCGAAGGCATGATGCTGCTCGGGGCGTCTGCGGGCTTCCTCGCTGCCTACCGTGCGCAGAGCAACGGCGTTGGCGTGCTCGTGGCGATGGCCACGACCGCACTGGTGGGGCTCGTGCTGGCGGTGTGCTGCGTCAGCTTGCGGGCGTCGCAGCTGACCGTTGGGCTTGCGCTCTTCGTCTTCTCGGTCGGCTTGTCCTCGTTGCTCTATCGGCTGGTCATCGGCGTGCGGACACTCACGCCCAAGGTCACGACGTATGGCGCGTGGGCGACCCACGGCCCCGGGCTCGTGAGCTGGCTTGGCCGGTTGCCCATCCCGGTCTACGTCGCGCTTGCGCTCGTCGTGCTCGTCCACGTGGTGCTCTTCCACACGCCCTTCGGCTTGCGGCTGCGTGCGTGTGGCGAGAACCCGCTGGCGGCTGAAAGCCACGGCATCCCCGTCTTCGCGTTCCGCTACGGCAGCGTGCTGGTCGGCAGCGCCCTGATCGGCGCGGGTGGCGCGTTGCTGCCCTTGCTGCTCACAGGAACGTACACCGACCTCATGGTCGGCGGCCGCGGCTGGATCGCCCTGATGCTCGTGATCTTCGGCCGCTGGACGCCGTTTGGGGTTCTGCTCGGTGCCGTCCTCTTCGGCTACGTCGAGGCCCTGCAGTACAGCCTCACCCTGCGGTTACCCCACGTGCCGCCCCAGTTCTTGCTGATGATCCCCTACCTCTTCGTTATCATTGTCGCGCTGCGGGCCTACCGCGGCGCCCAGGCACCGGCCGCGCTGATGAAGCCCTACGACCGGGAGCAGCGCAGCTAG
- a CDS encoding ATP-binding cassette domain-containing protein, with amino-acid sequence MVGVAGVAGNGQTELIEAVVGVRPIERGRVVVHGRDVTRASPAERLRAGLVLVPQDRLRDGIVPALRLWENLVLGLHRDVFSPWRLRPQVGRQLARDAIREFAIRAPHPDVPVSYLSGGNIQKVVLARSALAVRRRPRPVLIAANPARGLDVRATAQVHAYLRSVAQQGGGVLLLSEDLDELMALCTRILVLYRGSIAGVFTGPPYDRYQLGAAMLGQHAASVGQAGTEA; translated from the coding sequence ATCGTCGGTGTTGCAGGAGTCGCTGGCAACGGCCAGACCGAGCTGATCGAGGCCGTGGTCGGGGTGCGGCCGATCGAGCGCGGGCGCGTGGTGGTGCACGGCCGCGACGTCACCCGGGCCTCGCCGGCGGAACGGCTGCGTGCTGGGCTCGTGCTTGTCCCGCAAGACCGGCTGCGGGACGGCATTGTGCCAGCGCTTCGGCTGTGGGAGAACCTCGTGTTGGGCTTGCACCGCGATGTCTTCTCGCCGTGGCGACTTCGCCCGCAGGTTGGCCGGCAGCTTGCGCGAGACGCGATCCGCGAATTTGCGATCCGCGCGCCGCATCCGGATGTGCCGGTGAGCTATCTTTCCGGCGGCAACATTCAGAAAGTCGTGCTCGCCCGCAGCGCGCTGGCCGTGCGACGGCGCCCGCGCCCGGTGCTCATCGCGGCCAACCCGGCGCGCGGCCTCGACGTGCGTGCGACCGCTCAGGTGCATGCCTATCTCCGCAGCGTTGCCCAGCAGGGCGGGGGCGTGCTGCTGCTCTCCGAAGACCTCGATGAGCTGATGGCCCTCTGCACGCGCATCCTCGTGCTCTATCGCGGCAGCATCGCGGGCGTCTTCACTGGCCCGCCTTATGATCGCTATCAGCTTGGCGCGGCCATGCTCGGCCAGCATGCGGCGAGCGTGGGCCAGGCCGGAACGGAGGCGTAA